The Pongo abelii isolate AG06213 chromosome 19, NHGRI_mPonAbe1-v2.0_pri, whole genome shotgun sequence genome includes the window CTTTGTAGCATTTCTGTGTCCCCAGTGAAGCGTCAAGGTATCCACTGTAGAATGGAATCAGATAGAATTGTGAGCTCATATACTTAGTAGTCTCCATCACAGGTAATGCAAAGTCTGAGAGCTTGTTAGTGGTCCAGGGGTGGTCAAAGGATGAACAGTTCAGAGACACTGTGACCTAGGCAACTGAAAATAAGCAAACTGGCTTTCAGCAAGTGGGCTCACAGCAGCAGACTGGGCGGCAGCAGGACTGTCCACAGTAGGACGGGCGGCAGCAGGAGGCTTGGGCATGGTGCAATTGGCAGCAGGATGGGGGCGTGCAGCTCACCACACAGCAGGGGGGCAGGTAGGTGCCCTCCACACGACTGTCTGGGCGGCACCACCTGATACGGGTGCTCACAGCTCCACTGCTGCCCTCCTGGCCATAGCTGATGCCACCACCAATGCCACAGCCAGTTCCGCAGGAGCTGGTCTGGCAACAGCTTGGCTGGCAGCAGCTGGTCTCACAGCAGCTTGGCTGGCAGCAGCTGGAGCTGCAGGTCTCACTGGTTGAGAAGCTGGGAAATCCGCAGAAGCTGGTCTGGCAGCTGCGTGGCTGGCAGCAGCTGGTCTCACAGCAGCTTGGCTGGCAGCAGCTGGTCTCACAGCAGCTTGGCTGGCAGCAGCTGGAGCCGCAGGTCCCACTGGTGGAGAAGCTGGGATATCCACAGAAGCTGGTCTGGCAGCAGGTCATGGCGTTGGGAGTTGGGTTGAGAGTTAGGTTGCTTGGAGGAGTTTCTGAGTTTTGGTGGTGACTTCCACGTTGGCCCTTTTATATATCTGAACCAGCTGCTGTTTACAAAATTgttaacatattttctttgtttttgtttaaatttgtttCTCAGTGGATCTCTGATTGGCTTACGTTGAAATACTTATGACACATTATGAGCAATAGTTTAGAAATTACTCTGTTTTATAGTTTCTTCTGGACTCCTCATATCAGTCCTTTGCTCTTTGGAATATGTTTGTGGTTTCCCATGTTCAAAGAGTCCTTCCATTTTAGTCCAAATGAATGCTCTCATTTTACATAATAGTTATTCCATGTGACAATCTATCCAGACCTCTAAGGCTAAGAGTAATAATTGTGCTGTTTtatttaactattatttttttccttctagataTATAGACTACATTCTATTGAATTTTGGATATCTGGATATCTACTAACTGAAGGAGTACCTTTGGTCAGACATAATTTGCAGATTTCACCTTTTTTTGTTCCAATGTCCTATTGAATTACTGATTATAGTTCCTTTGATTTCAACCAATTTGGAATGTGTGAATATTATTCCTGTTCCAGACCAGAAATCTGTTCTTGGGAACCAAACTGACATAGTATTTAGGAAGGTATCCAGCAGAGTCCTTAGTTTGTGGTAGaaccttaataaatgtttattgaataggtGGAGTAAAAGGCATGATTCGTGGATATCAATACCACTCACACATGATTAAAGAGAACTTTCAAGCTGTAGTACTTCTCATGAAAGAGTCTTGTTATTTGCTGTAAAGAGactagaaaatgtgttttttgatttattttattttattttattttttggatttaGTAGTGGAACCGGGCTCGGGAAAAAATATCTAGGAGTTATGACACTTTGAAGAATGTACTGCCATCTACTTTATTCCTCTTGGAAATTGCATAATTTTGTGTGTAACCCATCATTGCTACCAATTAAATGATAGAGGTAAGTTCTGGGAGCTTGTAAATAATGTggaaaatgtgtttctttctaTATTTGCATCCTGTTGTATTTTGTGTATTACACTCTAACGCCtaatgaagaatttaaaaattaaatggcaaaatatgttttgttttgttctaggttgtgttaaattttttttttttttttttttgagacagagtcttgctctgttgcccaggctggagtacagtggcatgatcttggctcactgcaaactccacctcctgggttcacgccatactcctgcctcagcctcccgagtagctgggactgcaggcacccacaaccacacctggctaattttttttttttttgtatttttagtaaagacggggtttcaccatgttagccaggatggtctcgatctcctgacctcgtgatccacctgtctcggcctcccaaagtgctgggattacaggcgtaagccactgcgcccagcgtgTTAACTTCTTAAGAGAATATCTTTTAAGTTGGGTTGCAAAGTGCCAAATATAATAGAGCTGTTTCAGATTTCTAATGCTTCTGTCTGACAAATGGCAATGGTAGAACTCAGCGGGTGCTCTCTATAGCTGTTTCTTCTACTATCATTTAGACCAAAGATACACCTTATGCATACCTACATCAAATGAAGGTGAATAGTGGGAGTTGAAGCTTAGAGAGCAATTCAGAGATCAGTGGGAAGAATGTGAAAGGCTAAGGTGTAGAAATTAAACCTAAATTCTCTTGGAAAATAGGTAGTAT containing:
- the LOC100449645 gene encoding keratin-associated protein 1-1, giving the protein MTCCQTSFCGYPSFSTSGTCGSSCCQPSCCETSCCQPSCCETSCCQPRSCQTSFCGFPSFSTSETCSSSCCQPSCCETSCCQPSCCQTSSCGTGCGIGGGISYGQEGSSGAVSTRIRWCRPDSRVEGTYLPPCCVVSCTPPSCCQLHHAQASCCRPSYCGQSCCRPVCCCEPTC